One segment of Geomonas ferrireducens DNA contains the following:
- a CDS encoding glycosyltransferase family 2 protein — MTISVVIPAHNEAENIASLVQEIVATGLDCEIVVVDDGSTDDTHARLLALKKSVPSLKVVQHDRAYGQSAAVATGIKQANGTLIGTLDGDGQNNPADLPKMIEAIRNSTNPNLKMVAGYRKKRDDSAWRIISSRIANAYRRFFLRDETPDTGCGLKVFYRAAFLELPFFDHMHRFLPALIRMKGGDVISVEVNHRPRTAGVSKYGTLNRLWVGIIDIFGVCWLRMRAKNVKITRLD; from the coding sequence ATGACTATCTCAGTAGTGATACCTGCCCACAATGAGGCAGAGAACATAGCTTCCCTCGTCCAGGAAATCGTGGCAACCGGCCTCGACTGTGAGATCGTGGTGGTCGACGATGGCAGTACCGACGACACCCACGCACGGCTGCTCGCCTTGAAGAAGTCCGTTCCTTCCCTGAAAGTGGTGCAGCACGACCGCGCCTACGGCCAGAGCGCCGCCGTTGCGACCGGCATCAAGCAGGCCAACGGCACCCTTATCGGGACCCTGGATGGTGACGGCCAGAACAACCCCGCCGACCTCCCGAAAATGATCGAGGCGATCAGGAACAGTACCAACCCCAACCTCAAGATGGTCGCGGGCTACCGCAAGAAAAGGGACGACTCCGCCTGGCGCATCATAAGCTCCAGAATCGCCAACGCCTACCGGCGCTTCTTTTTGCGGGACGAAACCCCGGATACCGGTTGCGGCCTAAAGGTCTTTTACCGCGCGGCCTTTCTCGAGCTCCCCTTCTTCGACCACATGCACCGTTTCCTCCCGGCCCTCATAAGGATGAAGGGGGGAGATGTCATCTCCGTCGAGGTGAACCACCGTCCGCGCACCGCCGGCGTCTCCAAGTACGGCACGCTGAACCGGTTGTGGGTCGGCATCATCGACATCTTCGGCGTCTGCTGGCTGCGCATGCGTGCTAAAAACGTAAAGATCACGAGGCTCGACTGA
- the citF gene encoding citrate lyase subunit alpha — protein MALNSLGREIPEFYAGKRLVPYGDAWSLRPEGAVAARPVKRVNPGEGKRLSSLREALEASGLADGMTIATHHSLRNGDFLLNRIVAEIAAMGLKGIWIASSSVHPVHAEIIPHIKSGVIAGFQCGVNGLIGELASRGELSCPIVVRTHGGRARSIIEGSVKIDVAFIAAPCCDEYGNMNGYYGPSACGSLGYAQIDASYASCVVAVTDNLVPFPAIPVGIPQTLVDYVVVVDRLGDPAKIVSTTTRVTTDPVGLQIASYASQVIEASGLLQDGFSFQTGSGGISLAVAEKVRNAMRKGSIKGSFGCGGITGYFVEMLEEGLFSALMDVQCFDQEAVRSIGVNRAHQEISADMYANPFNAGSVVNRLDCVILGATEVDTAFNVNVNTESNGYLLHNTGGHSDTAAGAKLSIIVAPSIRGRLPIVRDRVTTITTPGDTIGVVVTERGIAVNDRHAELKEELVRRKLPVKEIADLQREICRVTGTPRPLEFEDEVVAVIEYRDGSIIDVVRRVKE, from the coding sequence ATGGCGCTCAATAGCCTGGGACGTGAGATCCCGGAATTTTACGCGGGGAAAAGGCTCGTCCCCTACGGCGACGCCTGGTCGCTTAGGCCGGAAGGGGCCGTCGCCGCCCGTCCGGTGAAGCGCGTGAACCCGGGAGAGGGGAAGCGGCTCTCCTCGCTCCGGGAGGCGCTGGAGGCGAGCGGCCTTGCCGACGGGATGACCATCGCCACGCACCATAGCCTCAGAAACGGCGATTTTCTTTTGAACCGGATCGTTGCCGAGATCGCGGCCATGGGGCTCAAGGGGATCTGGATCGCCTCCTCCTCGGTGCACCCGGTGCACGCCGAGATCATCCCGCACATTAAAAGCGGCGTGATCGCCGGGTTCCAGTGCGGCGTTAACGGCCTGATCGGCGAGCTGGCGAGCCGCGGCGAACTCTCCTGTCCCATCGTGGTCAGGACCCACGGCGGCCGGGCTCGCTCCATCATCGAGGGGAGCGTGAAGATCGATGTCGCCTTCATCGCGGCCCCCTGCTGCGACGAGTACGGCAACATGAACGGCTACTACGGGCCGTCGGCCTGCGGCAGCCTGGGGTACGCGCAGATCGACGCGAGCTACGCCTCCTGCGTCGTCGCGGTCACCGACAACCTGGTCCCCTTCCCGGCTATTCCGGTCGGCATCCCGCAGACCCTCGTCGACTACGTCGTGGTGGTCGACCGCCTGGGAGACCCCGCGAAGATCGTCTCCACCACCACGCGGGTTACCACCGACCCGGTCGGGCTGCAGATCGCGAGCTACGCCTCGCAGGTGATCGAGGCGTCGGGGCTTTTGCAGGACGGCTTCTCCTTCCAGACCGGCTCGGGGGGGATCTCGCTCGCCGTCGCGGAGAAGGTGCGTAACGCCATGCGCAAGGGTTCCATCAAGGGGAGCTTCGGCTGCGGCGGCATCACCGGCTACTTCGTCGAGATGCTTGAAGAGGGGCTCTTCTCGGCGCTCATGGACGTGCAGTGCTTCGACCAGGAGGCGGTGCGCTCCATCGGCGTGAACCGCGCGCACCAAGAGATCAGCGCCGACATGTACGCGAACCCCTTCAACGCCGGGAGCGTGGTGAACCGGCTCGATTGCGTCATCCTGGGCGCGACCGAGGTTGACACCGCCTTCAACGTCAACGTGAACACCGAATCGAACGGCTACCTTCTGCACAACACCGGTGGGCACTCCGACACCGCGGCCGGGGCCAAGCTCTCCATCATCGTCGCCCCCTCGATCCGCGGCCGGCTCCCCATCGTGCGCGACCGGGTCACCACCATCACCACCCCGGGTGACACCATCGGGGTCGTCGTCACCGAGCGCGGCATCGCGGTGAACGACAGGCACGCGGAGCTCAAGGAGGAGCTGGTCAGAAGGAAGCTCCCGGTGAAGGAGATCGCCGACCTGCAGCGCGAGATCTGCCGCGTCACCGGCACGCCCCGTCCCCTCGAGTTCGAGGACGAGGTGGTGGCGGTCATCGAGTACCGCGACGGGAGCATCATCGATGTCGTCAGACGCGTTAAGGAATAG
- a CDS encoding class I SAM-dependent methyltransferase has protein sequence MAPGNEAALSRKGPWEVARARAVAMLLGENLRDGMSVLDVDCGDGYLSRSLCATSPGIRVTAVVADLAEATVARLVPAQGVIYVPDLPAAGRRFELTLLVDVLERIEEDRRFLKRLVWQHVAAGGHVLITVPAFPSLFSGRDWFLGRYRRYRLKELREVAAVSGLAVLSSGYLFGSLLIPKFLIDRCTKWEGTRDQGASSLGGLASRLVARLLQLENAMMIVLARTGLVLPGVSAWVLCRSRVPSN, from the coding sequence GTGGCTCCCGGAAACGAGGCGGCACTTAGTCGAAAGGGGCCGTGGGAGGTGGCGCGGGCGCGCGCCGTGGCGATGCTGCTCGGGGAAAATCTGCGCGACGGCATGAGCGTTCTCGACGTCGACTGCGGGGACGGGTACCTCAGCAGGTCTCTCTGTGCGACCTCGCCCGGCATCCGCGTCACGGCCGTGGTCGCCGATCTGGCCGAAGCGACGGTCGCGCGGCTGGTACCGGCTCAGGGGGTGATCTACGTGCCGGACCTTCCCGCCGCGGGGAGGCGTTTCGAGCTCACCCTGCTGGTGGACGTGCTGGAGCGCATCGAAGAGGACCGGCGGTTTCTCAAGCGGTTGGTATGGCAGCACGTTGCGGCCGGAGGGCACGTCCTCATCACGGTGCCTGCCTTCCCCTCGCTCTTCAGCGGAAGGGATTGGTTCCTCGGTCGCTACCGGCGCTATCGCCTTAAGGAGCTGAGGGAGGTCGCCGCCGTGTCCGGTCTTGCCGTCCTCTCCTCGGGCTACCTCTTCGGCTCCCTTCTCATCCCGAAGTTCCTGATCGATAGGTGCACCAAGTGGGAGGGGACGCGGGACCAGGGTGCCTCCTCCCTCGGCGGACTCGCGAGCAGGCTCGTTGCGAGGCTTTTGCAACTGGAGAACGCCATGATGATCGTTCTTGCCCGCACCGGCCTCGTCCTGCCCGGGGTGAGCGCCTGGGTCCTCTGCCGCAGCCGTGTCCCATCCAATTGA
- a CDS encoding triphosphoribosyl-dephospho-CoA synthase: MRSELTLLSRSLVRGAFMELYLTPKPGLVDLNDSGSHRDLSVPRMEASLSVVSGYLHRVSASLAAGEELAQQVRLGVEAERAMLEEAGTNCHRGYIFLSGLLLCASARIGRRDEAALGAAVARLAGELFDPADASGSNGSRARDAYRAEGIRGEALRGFPALFGEALPAFRREMAAGGNRGSATFAMLGRLMVSVEDTTALHRCGWEGLETVRKDGATLESLVAQRADFMAFLAERNAHYVSRNLTMGGVADMLALSFAWLSHTGELEGTHRLAV; this comes from the coding sequence ATGCGCTCTGAACTCACGCTTCTCTCGCGCAGCCTAGTGCGCGGCGCCTTCATGGAGCTCTACCTCACGCCTAAGCCGGGGCTCGTCGACCTGAACGACTCCGGGTCCCACCGTGACCTCTCCGTCCCCCGCATGGAAGCTTCCCTCTCCGTCGTATCCGGGTATCTGCACCGGGTGAGCGCTTCGCTCGCCGCAGGGGAAGAACTTGCGCAGCAGGTACGCCTCGGGGTGGAGGCCGAGCGGGCCATGCTGGAGGAAGCCGGCACCAACTGTCACCGGGGGTATATCTTCTTGAGCGGCCTGCTGCTCTGCGCAAGCGCACGCATCGGCCGTCGAGACGAGGCGGCGCTCGGCGCGGCGGTGGCGCGGCTTGCCGGGGAGCTTTTCGATCCGGCGGACGCCTCGGGGAGTAACGGCAGCCGGGCGCGCGACGCATACCGGGCAGAGGGGATCCGAGGGGAGGCGCTGCGCGGGTTCCCGGCGCTCTTTGGCGAGGCGCTACCCGCCTTCAGGCGCGAGATGGCGGCGGGCGGCAACCGGGGGAGTGCGACCTTCGCCATGCTGGGGCGGCTCATGGTGAGCGTCGAAGACACCACCGCCCTGCACCGCTGCGGGTGGGAAGGGCTGGAAACGGTGCGCAAGGACGGAGCGACCCTGGAGAGTTTGGTGGCGCAACGCGCCGACTTCATGGCCTTTCTCGCCGAAAGGAACGCCCACTACGTGAGCCGCAATCTCACCATGGGGGGGGTGGCCGACATGCTGGCCCTCTCCTTCGCCTGGCTGAGTCACACCGGGGAGCTTGAGGGGACGCATCGCCTCGCGGTTTGA
- the citD gene encoding citrate lyase acyl carrier protein: protein MKIVKKAQSGTMQSSDLMVFLEPAETLSVTIESTVVKQFGALIRAKVDEVLEKHGIESGEVRITDRGALDYAIEARLETAIMRATEG from the coding sequence ATGAAGATCGTGAAGAAGGCGCAGTCGGGGACGATGCAGTCCAGCGACCTGATGGTTTTCCTGGAGCCCGCGGAGACGCTTTCCGTGACCATCGAGTCGACGGTGGTGAAACAGTTCGGCGCGCTGATACGGGCCAAGGTGGATGAGGTGCTCGAAAAGCACGGCATCGAGTCGGGCGAGGTGCGCATCACCGACCGCGGCGCCCTCGATTATGCCATAGAGGCGCGCCTTGAGACGGCCATCATGCGCGCCACGGAGGGATAG
- a CDS encoding HpcH/HpaI aldolase/citrate lyase family protein: MAHFKLRRSLLYVPGNMPSMLQNIPIFNCDSVIIDLEDAVPLAEKDAARHLVKRFLLNYTDRNKELLVRINPLDSKWGYEDLKVVLPAMPDGIRLPKADTPEIVERLDTLLTEFEEELEVEIGRFGILPSLESALGVINAVGIANSSERIFALAFGAEDYTASMEIERSRGGEELFNARTRVLWAAKAKGIQAVDTIFADVSDMEGLRAETELAKRLGYTGKCLVNPRQIEVVHDVFAPKEHEVEYALQVIEAIKRARQLGTGVIALGGKMVDAPVVKRAARVLRTAYAHGMVDTLIDEEEIHGAQ; this comes from the coding sequence ATGGCCCACTTCAAGCTGCGACGCTCCCTCCTCTACGTCCCGGGCAACATGCCCTCCATGCTGCAGAACATCCCCATCTTCAACTGTGACTCGGTGATCATCGACCTGGAGGATGCGGTGCCGCTCGCCGAAAAGGACGCGGCGCGCCACCTGGTGAAGCGGTTCCTTTTGAACTACACCGACCGCAACAAGGAGCTGTTGGTCCGCATCAACCCGCTCGACTCAAAGTGGGGGTACGAGGACCTCAAGGTGGTGCTCCCGGCCATGCCGGACGGCATCAGGCTCCCCAAAGCGGATACCCCGGAGATCGTGGAGCGCCTCGACACCCTTTTGACCGAGTTCGAGGAGGAGCTCGAGGTGGAGATCGGCCGCTTCGGCATCCTTCCATCGCTGGAGAGCGCCCTCGGCGTCATCAACGCGGTCGGCATCGCCAACAGCTCGGAGCGCATCTTCGCGCTCGCCTTCGGCGCCGAGGATTACACGGCGAGCATGGAGATCGAAAGAAGCCGCGGCGGCGAGGAGCTCTTCAACGCGCGGACCCGCGTGCTTTGGGCCGCGAAGGCGAAGGGGATCCAGGCGGTGGACACCATCTTCGCCGACGTCTCGGACATGGAAGGGCTCCGCGCCGAAACCGAGCTCGCCAAAAGGCTCGGCTACACAGGGAAGTGCCTCGTTAACCCGCGCCAGATCGAGGTGGTGCACGACGTCTTCGCGCCGAAAGAGCACGAGGTGGAGTACGCGCTCCAGGTGATCGAGGCGATCAAGCGGGCCAGGCAGCTGGGGACCGGCGTCATCGCCCTCGGGGGGAAGATGGTCGACGCCCCGGTGGTGAAGCGGGCCGCCCGCGTCCTGCGCACCGCCTACGCCCACGGCATGGTGGACACCCTGATCGACGAGGAGGAGATTCATGGCGCTCAATAG
- a CDS encoding [citrate (pro-3S)-lyase] ligase, which yields MVTSLLSTDDLGQARALVEASGLRFEAPYDDLVGVFEAGRLVAVGARQGRVLKMLAVTPSHQGGTLLDEVVTELVGRGYQDGVDSFFVFTSPALVPGFEALNFNLLVASGTTALLEYGDGLRRYLSRYTKQIRPGNNGAIVANCNPFTLGHRYLIEQTAAAVDQLFLFVVREERSLFPFGARLRMVQEGTADLENVVVLDTSWYAVSSITFPTYFLKGGDPGGAIQMELDLLLFARRIAPHFHVKTRFVGSEPWCGTTAAYNEAMHRILPPLGVEVKEIERKSAMDRPISASRVRDMLLNGELEGIAELVPVSTLDFLLSSEGIKIWVKGGSK from the coding sequence ATGGTTACTTCACTTCTCTCCACGGATGATCTCGGGCAGGCCCGGGCGCTGGTAGAAGCAAGCGGCCTTCGCTTCGAAGCCCCCTACGACGACCTGGTCGGCGTCTTCGAGGCGGGGCGCCTCGTCGCGGTCGGGGCGCGGCAGGGGCGCGTCCTCAAGATGCTCGCGGTGACCCCCTCGCACCAGGGGGGGACGCTCCTCGACGAGGTAGTAACCGAACTGGTCGGCCGCGGTTATCAGGACGGCGTCGATTCCTTTTTCGTCTTCACCTCACCAGCCCTCGTACCAGGTTTCGAGGCGCTCAACTTCAACCTCCTGGTCGCCTCCGGCACGACCGCCCTGCTTGAATACGGCGACGGCCTGAGGCGCTATCTCTCCAGATACACAAAGCAGATCCGCCCCGGCAACAACGGAGCCATCGTTGCCAACTGCAACCCTTTCACGCTCGGACACCGTTACCTGATCGAGCAGACGGCCGCGGCCGTGGACCAGCTCTTTCTCTTCGTGGTGCGCGAGGAGCGCTCTCTGTTCCCCTTTGGCGCCCGCCTGCGCATGGTGCAGGAGGGGACCGCGGACCTTGAAAACGTCGTCGTCCTCGATACCTCCTGGTACGCCGTTTCCAGCATCACCTTCCCCACCTATTTCCTCAAGGGGGGCGACCCCGGCGGAGCGATCCAGATGGAGCTCGACCTTTTGCTCTTCGCCCGGCGCATCGCGCCGCATTTCCACGTGAAGACCCGCTTCGTCGGGAGCGAGCCGTGGTGCGGCACCACCGCGGCCTACAACGAAGCGATGCACCGCATCCTCCCTCCGCTTGGCGTCGAGGTGAAGGAGATCGAGAGAAAAAGCGCCATGGATCGTCCCATTTCTGCCTCGCGGGTGCGGGATATGCTCCTGAACGGCGAGCTGGAGGGGATCGCGGAACTGGTGCCGGTAAGCACCCTGGATTTTCTGCTCTCCAGTGAGGGGATCAAGATCTGGGTAAAGGGGGGAAGCAAATGA
- a CDS encoding phosphatase PAP2 family protein, with translation MVKSPRHIATALLLTLATATLPGPASALSDAAVAASYPSRFTQLAELPSSPATASSAGSVSLLKGAGLPSFLAAAEGALLRPDGAAAAAPGRAPETGSQVISANFPAPVWRWRRAGVVDYLGVALLAGGTIYVETAHGDPEPRWRGRNGFDETVRDALRLDAKGAREAAHDVGDALMGFLIAAPVVDTFATLGIRDRAWDTLWQTKMVNLESFVFTSFVSSLLQNLVAREKPFVRNCGDGACEGGAPYRSMPSGHVAFAFTGAGLVCNHHAYHSLYRDPDLDRDACYTGMGLAVADGVARIMADHHYATDVLAGAAIGLFSGYLLPRLLHYDQLRPPTAKTAGVTALLKNLSLRPQVTGSGAGLSCELRF, from the coding sequence ATGGTCAAATCCCCGCGCCATATCGCGACGGCTCTTCTTCTCACCCTCGCCACGGCTACCCTGCCGGGGCCGGCCTCGGCGCTCTCCGATGCCGCCGTGGCCGCTTCCTACCCCTCCCGATTCACCCAACTTGCCGAGCTTCCCTCTTCCCCCGCGACAGCGTCTTCGGCCGGCTCCGTGTCTTTACTGAAAGGGGCCGGACTTCCAAGCTTCCTTGCGGCGGCAGAAGGCGCGCTTTTGCGACCTGACGGCGCCGCCGCGGCTGCACCAGGACGCGCGCCGGAGACCGGCAGTCAGGTGATCAGTGCGAATTTCCCGGCGCCGGTCTGGCGCTGGCGAAGGGCCGGGGTTGTCGACTATCTCGGCGTAGCGCTTCTCGCCGGAGGTACGATTTACGTGGAGACGGCGCACGGTGATCCGGAGCCACGGTGGAGGGGGAGAAACGGCTTCGACGAAACGGTGCGTGACGCGCTCCGGCTCGACGCGAAGGGGGCGAGGGAGGCGGCGCACGACGTCGGCGACGCCCTCATGGGCTTTCTGATCGCCGCACCCGTCGTTGACACATTCGCTACCCTCGGTATCCGCGACCGCGCCTGGGACACCCTCTGGCAGACCAAAATGGTGAACCTGGAATCCTTCGTATTCACCTCCTTCGTCTCGAGCCTGTTGCAGAACCTGGTGGCCCGGGAAAAGCCGTTCGTACGCAACTGCGGGGACGGTGCCTGCGAGGGTGGGGCACCCTACCGGAGCATGCCGAGCGGTCACGTCGCCTTCGCCTTCACCGGCGCCGGGCTTGTCTGCAACCACCACGCCTACCACTCCCTCTACCGCGATCCCGACCTGGACCGTGACGCCTGCTACACCGGCATGGGGCTTGCCGTCGCCGACGGCGTCGCCCGCATCATGGCTGACCACCACTACGCCACCGATGTTCTCGCCGGAGCCGCCATCGGGCTCTTCTCCGGCTACCTCCTCCCGAGACTCCTGCACTACGACCAACTGCGCCCTCCGACCGCAAAGACTGCCGGCGTCACCGCGCTGCTCAAAAACCTTTCGCTGCGCCCGCAGGTCACCGGCTCCGGTGCCGGCTTGAGCTGCGAGCTGAGGTTTTAG
- a CDS encoding ArnT family glycosyltransferase, with protein sequence MPQRHPWSSQRWLPFAILAFPAIAFSFLLPYFPIDETRYLSVGWEMWNKGSYIVPLQNGLPYSHKPPLLFWLFNLDWLIFGVNEGTLRFIPLIFSMMNVALVHRIAKRLWQDEQVARYAALVLASMLSYLLWSAVIMFDVVLTLWVLLAVDAVISAVKEQRLLWFMQLGVAIGFGILTKGPVVLVYVLPVALFAPFWAPGERPAGRWYASIGLSLLIGIAVLSFWLVPAALTGGETYRRAILWGQTVNRMANSFAHRRPIWWYLPWIPTLLLPWALFPPAWRAWKRLTADPGSRMVMIWCGVSLVVFSLLSGKQVHYLIPVLPAFSLLMAKSIAQEQGDVARWRLPIAILYLILGAGLLTASFINHGRMLRHFDLTEVRWAAGGLFLLGALLFGLRPRTMPALVTRVAVASLACCALVLIGGQTMFLRYDLHPIAQAIREKQAEGYEVLHVDKYHGQFHFMGRLEHPLVELKGADEVGAYVATHDKVALITYEPDKRRIEPVEYFFRQPFRSKQVVLWNRTGIDRYLKEAGAVRKAAESDE encoded by the coding sequence ATGCCGCAGCGTCACCCATGGAGTAGCCAACGCTGGCTTCCCTTCGCGATCCTTGCTTTCCCGGCCATCGCATTTTCCTTTCTGCTCCCATACTTCCCGATCGATGAGACCCGTTACCTTTCGGTAGGGTGGGAGATGTGGAACAAGGGGTCGTACATCGTCCCGCTGCAAAACGGACTCCCCTACTCCCACAAGCCCCCGCTGCTTTTCTGGCTTTTCAACCTCGACTGGCTCATTTTCGGCGTGAACGAAGGGACCCTCCGTTTCATCCCCCTCATCTTCAGCATGATGAACGTGGCCCTCGTGCACCGGATCGCCAAGAGGCTCTGGCAGGATGAACAGGTCGCCCGCTACGCCGCGCTCGTCCTCGCCTCCATGCTCTCCTACCTCCTGTGGTCCGCGGTGATCATGTTCGATGTCGTGCTCACCCTGTGGGTGCTGCTCGCGGTGGACGCGGTGATCTCGGCGGTGAAGGAGCAGCGCCTCCTCTGGTTCATGCAGCTCGGGGTCGCCATCGGCTTCGGCATCCTCACTAAGGGTCCCGTCGTTTTGGTCTACGTCCTGCCGGTCGCCCTCTTCGCCCCCTTCTGGGCCCCCGGCGAGCGCCCCGCCGGCAGGTGGTACGCCTCCATTGGGCTCTCCCTTTTGATCGGCATCGCGGTTCTTTCCTTCTGGCTCGTCCCCGCGGCGCTGACCGGCGGCGAAACCTACCGCCGCGCCATCCTCTGGGGGCAGACGGTGAACCGGATGGCCAACTCCTTTGCCCACAGGCGCCCGATCTGGTGGTACCTCCCCTGGATTCCGACCCTGCTCCTGCCGTGGGCCCTGTTCCCCCCCGCGTGGCGCGCCTGGAAAAGGCTCACCGCAGATCCGGGGTCCCGCATGGTCATGATCTGGTGCGGCGTGAGCCTCGTCGTCTTCTCGCTGCTCTCCGGAAAGCAGGTCCACTACCTGATCCCGGTGCTCCCTGCCTTCAGCCTCCTCATGGCGAAGAGCATCGCCCAAGAGCAGGGGGACGTCGCGCGCTGGAGGCTCCCCATAGCGATTCTCTACCTGATCCTGGGGGCTGGCCTTCTCACCGCCTCGTTCATCAATCACGGACGCATGCTCAGACACTTCGACCTCACCGAGGTGAGGTGGGCCGCCGGCGGCCTCTTCCTCCTCGGCGCTCTCCTTTTCGGCCTGCGCCCCCGCACCATGCCAGCCCTGGTCACCCGGGTGGCCGTCGCCTCGCTTGCCTGCTGCGCGCTCGTGCTCATCGGCGGGCAGACCATGTTCCTGCGCTACGACCTGCACCCCATCGCTCAGGCGATCAGGGAGAAGCAGGCCGAGGGGTACGAGGTGCTGCACGTCGACAAGTACCACGGTCAGTTTCATTTCATGGGGCGGTTGGAGCACCCCCTGGTGGAGCTGAAGGGTGCGGATGAGGTCGGAGCATACGTGGCGACCCACGACAAAGTGGCCCTTATCACGTACGAGCCGGACAAGCGGCGTATCGAACCGGTGGAGTACTTCTTCCGGCAGCCTTTCAGGAGCAAGCAGGTGGTACTTTGGAACCGTACAGGGATCGACCGTTATCTGAAAGAAGCCGGTGCGGTGCGGAAAGCCGCAGAAAGCGACGAATAA
- a CDS encoding PPC domain-containing DNA-binding protein produces MEGLWYKECTNGRRFIIKITPGERLTTRLLQFAHLTDVRYAMIVSALGSVKNVKLRGIKTGAKLPITTPRITIHEIEGPCELLGLQGNIVPGEDELLDCHFHIMMSKSSGEVVGGHLYDAEVFATCEIVLTELDVSGVERHVSKVGGIPTIYIDEESS; encoded by the coding sequence ATGGAAGGTCTCTGGTACAAGGAGTGCACCAACGGCAGACGCTTCATCATCAAGATCACGCCGGGAGAGCGCCTCACCACGAGGCTTTTGCAGTTCGCCCACCTGACCGACGTGCGCTACGCCATGATCGTCTCTGCGCTAGGCAGCGTGAAGAACGTTAAGCTCAGGGGGATCAAGACCGGCGCGAAGCTCCCCATCACCACGCCGCGCATCACGATCCACGAGATCGAGGGGCCTTGCGAGCTTCTGGGCCTGCAGGGGAACATCGTCCCGGGCGAGGACGAGCTCCTCGACTGCCACTTCCACATCATGATGTCCAAATCCTCCGGCGAGGTGGTCGGCGGGCACTTATACGACGCCGAGGTCTTCGCCACCTGCGAGATCGTCTTAACCGAGCTCGACGTCTCCGGCGTCGAACGCCACGTGTCCAAGGTCGGCGGCATCCCGACCATCTACATCGACGAGGAGTCCTCCTGA
- a CDS encoding lipid-A-disaccharide synthase N-terminal domain-containing protein yields MTLSERTWVGIGLAGQFFFTMRFVVQWIATERKRRSVIPESFWYFSIFGSLILLVYSLYRKDPVFILGQAFGTTVYVRNLFFIHKEKKDAAASPME; encoded by the coding sequence ATGACTCTTTCCGAGAGAACCTGGGTAGGGATCGGTCTTGCCGGGCAGTTTTTCTTCACCATGCGCTTCGTCGTGCAGTGGATCGCCACCGAACGGAAGAGAAGGAGCGTCATCCCGGAGTCCTTCTGGTACTTCAGCATCTTCGGCTCCCTGATCCTCCTGGTCTATTCGCTTTACCGCAAGGACCCTGTGTTCATACTGGGACAGGCGTTCGGCACTACGGTCTACGTCAGAAACCTCTTCTTCATCCACAAGGAAAAGAAAGATGCCGCAGCGTCACCCATGGAGTAG
- a CDS encoding citrate lyase holo-[acyl-carrier protein] synthase, whose amino-acid sequence MSSDALRNSLLAARDRRQELLDTLFPTPFPATVMLSLNLPGAEKTGARAERLFAWGEQALLAAMNGSAAARGCDALGPFALYRTRLLATQVKRLGIALEGMHPAGRLLDLDVYDHAGNQMARADLDVAPRSCLICREPALACIRAGRHSSDELARAARDLIDAL is encoded by the coding sequence ATGTCGTCAGACGCGTTAAGGAATAGCCTCCTCGCGGCGCGGGACCGCAGGCAGGAACTTTTGGACACCCTGTTCCCGACCCCGTTTCCCGCGACGGTGATGCTGTCCTTGAATCTCCCAGGGGCGGAGAAAACCGGTGCGCGGGCCGAGCGGCTCTTCGCATGGGGGGAACAGGCGCTCCTTGCCGCGATGAACGGTAGCGCCGCCGCGCGCGGGTGTGACGCCCTCGGCCCCTTCGCGCTGTACCGCACGCGGCTTCTCGCCACCCAGGTGAAGCGCCTGGGAATCGCCCTCGAGGGGATGCACCCGGCGGGCAGGCTCCTCGACCTCGACGTCTACGATCACGCCGGCAACCAGATGGCGCGCGCCGACCTCGATGTCGCCCCCAGAAGCTGCCTCATCTGCCGCGAACCGGCGCTTGCCTGCATCCGCGCCGGGCGACACTCAAGCGACGAACTCGCGCGCGCGGCCCGGGACCTCATCGATGCGCTCTGA